The proteins below come from a single Oscillospiraceae bacterium genomic window:
- the der gene encoding ribosome biogenesis GTPase Der, which yields MAKPIVAIVGRPNVGKSTIFNKLTGQRLAIVEDTPGVTRDRIFCDCEWSGHKFLLVDTGGIEPRIDDGLLAHMREQAQLAIDSADCIVMVTELSAGVTPQDQDVASMLMRSGKPVVLAVNKCDKVGEPPMELYDFYSLGLGELIPVSGVHGHGTGDLLDAVCAHLNFEEEEEDTDDRITVAVIGRPNVGKSSLINHILGENRLIVANEAGTTRDAIDTMVENKYGKFVFTDTAGLRKRGKVESGVERYSVLRSLAAVERSRVCVIMIDATVGFTEQDSKVAGYAHEQGKACIIAVNKWDAVEKDSYTMDAMRKKLEEDFSFMSYAPIIFISAKTGQRVDKLFETIHFVDVQNGTRVPTGALNEMLARATAKVQPPSDKGKRLKVFYITQISTRPPTFVCFVNQKALFHFSYQRYLENQIRETFGLTGTPIKMITREHGDGAVKAGKV from the coding sequence ATGGCAAAACCGATCGTAGCCATTGTGGGCCGCCCCAATGTGGGTAAGTCCACCATTTTCAATAAGCTGACCGGCCAGCGCCTCGCCATTGTCGAGGACACGCCGGGCGTTACCCGCGACCGTATCTTCTGCGATTGCGAATGGTCCGGCCACAAGTTCCTGCTGGTGGACACCGGCGGCATAGAGCCCCGCATTGATGACGGCCTGCTGGCCCACATGCGTGAGCAGGCCCAGTTGGCCATCGACTCCGCCGACTGCATCGTCATGGTGACTGAGCTGTCCGCCGGTGTGACGCCGCAGGATCAGGATGTTGCCAGTATGCTGATGCGCAGCGGCAAGCCCGTGGTGCTGGCCGTCAACAAGTGCGACAAGGTCGGCGAGCCGCCGATGGAGCTGTATGATTTTTACAGCCTCGGCCTCGGTGAGCTGATCCCGGTCTCCGGCGTACATGGCCACGGCACCGGCGACCTGCTGGACGCCGTCTGCGCTCACCTCAATTTTGAGGAGGAGGAAGAGGACACCGATGACCGCATCACCGTTGCTGTCATCGGCCGCCCCAATGTCGGCAAGTCCAGCCTGATCAACCACATTCTGGGCGAAAACCGTCTCATCGTTGCCAACGAGGCAGGCACCACCCGCGATGCCATCGACACAATGGTCGAGAACAAGTATGGCAAGTTCGTCTTTACCGATACCGCTGGTCTGCGCAAGCGCGGCAAGGTGGAGAGCGGCGTGGAGCGCTACAGCGTTCTGCGCAGTCTGGCCGCGGTCGAGCGCAGCCGTGTCTGCGTCATCATGATCGACGCCACGGTCGGCTTTACCGAGCAGGACTCCAAGGTCGCGGGCTATGCCCACGAGCAGGGTAAGGCCTGCATCATCGCCGTCAACAAGTGGGACGCTGTCGAGAAGGACAGCTACACGATGGACGCCATGCGCAAAAAGCTGGAGGAGGACTTCAGCTTCATGTCCTATGCCCCCATCATCTTCATCAGCGCCAAGACCGGCCAGCGTGTCGATAAGCTGTTTGAAACCATTCATTTTGTCGATGTCCAGAACGGCACCCGCGTGCCCACCGGTGCGCTGAATGAGATGCTGGCCCGTGCCACCGCCAAGGTCCAGCCGCCGTCCGACAAGGGCAAGCGTCTGAAGGTGTTCTATATTACTCAGATTTCGACCCGCCCGCCGACGTTCGTCTGCTTCGTCAACCAGAAGGCTCTGTTCCATTTCTCGTACCAGCGTTATCTGGAAAACCAGATCCGAGAGACCTTCGGTCTGACCGGCACCCCCATCAAGATGATCACCCGCGAGCACGGCGACGGCGCGGTCAAAGCAGGGAAGGTGTAA
- the plsY gene encoding glycerol-3-phosphate 1-O-acyltransferase PlsY has protein sequence MVKNILLACVLTAAGGYLLGSILFGVLISKVMYNDDVRNHGSGNAGMTNVLRTYGKLPAVFTTIGDVGKSVAAVNLGRFIFDALLSGTGAAWQNPLDPVCGAYLAAIFCMIGHSRPIFFGFKGGKGVLVGAGAALATEPLVCAVLLVVFLIEVAITHIVSLGSIIIAALYPVGTLINLIAHGAGVPTVVFSTICCCLMAAMVIWLHRSNIERLRKGTEYRFGQKK, from the coding sequence ATGGTGAAAAATATCCTTCTGGCCTGCGTGCTGACCGCAGCAGGCGGTTACCTGCTGGGCAGTATCCTGTTCGGCGTGCTGATTTCTAAAGTCATGTACAACGATGATGTGCGCAACCATGGCAGCGGCAACGCCGGCATGACGAATGTGCTGCGCACCTACGGCAAGCTGCCCGCTGTGTTCACCACCATCGGCGATGTGGGCAAGAGCGTGGCCGCCGTCAACCTGGGCCGCTTTATCTTTGACGCGCTGCTCTCCGGCACAGGTGCGGCCTGGCAGAATCCGCTGGACCCCGTCTGCGGTGCGTATCTGGCCGCCATCTTCTGCATGATCGGCCACAGCCGCCCGATTTTCTTCGGCTTCAAGGGCGGCAAGGGCGTTCTGGTGGGTGCCGGTGCGGCGCTTGCCACCGAGCCGCTCGTCTGTGCAGTCCTGCTGGTTGTTTTCCTGATCGAGGTTGCGATTACCCATATCGTCTCGCTTGGCAGCATTATCATCGCTGCTCTGTACCCTGTCGGTACCCTCATCAACCTCATCGCGCACGGCGCAGGCGTGCCGACAGTTGTGTTCAGCACGATTTGTTGCTGCCTTATGGCCGCTATGGTTATCTGGCTGCACCGCTCCAACATTGAGCGGCTGCGCAAAGGCACCGAATACCGTTTCGGACAGAAGAAGTAA
- a CDS encoding F0F1 ATP synthase subunit A, translated as MNGPKIYFTIPLLGGIDITQTTVSSFVVMVLLCTAAVVLGGNLQKRPGRRQVLVEKGVTMLYDMVESTMGKHNSYWTPYIGALFLSSICGSFIGMTGIFRSSTADLSTTFTWALMTSFLCWGCSIKRNGVGGWLKGFTEPIVVMTPMNLVSEIAQPISMAFRHFGNIAGGSVLTSLVYSALATVSAAVLGLVGRSIVVGIVILAIGAALLYSGVKGKKMARKIFGTVFAVTGALSLLGLTGVPYLEVGVPGILSLYFDIFSGGVQALVFSLLTMVYVGNACPPPGGSLNPYLLFRRIFLWKLQS; from the coding sequence ATGAATGGTCCGAAAATCTACTTTACTATACCGCTGCTCGGCGGCATCGACATTACCCAGACGACCGTTTCTTCCTTTGTAGTCATGGTGCTGCTCTGCACGGCGGCCGTTGTGCTGGGCGGCAACCTGCAAAAGAGACCCGGTCGGCGGCAGGTGCTTGTTGAAAAGGGCGTGACGATGCTCTACGACATGGTCGAAAGCACGATGGGCAAGCACAACAGCTATTGGACGCCCTATATCGGCGCGCTGTTCCTCAGCTCGATCTGCGGTTCTTTTATCGGCATGACCGGTATTTTCCGCTCATCTACCGCTGATTTGTCCACGACCTTTACTTGGGCACTGATGACCAGCTTTCTATGCTGGGGCTGTTCCATCAAGCGCAACGGCGTGGGCGGCTGGCTCAAGGGCTTTACCGAGCCCATCGTGGTTATGACGCCGATGAACCTTGTCTCTGAAATCGCACAGCCGATCTCTATGGCGTTCCGTCATTTCGGCAACATTGCTGGCGGCAGCGTTCTGACCAGTCTGGTCTATTCGGCGCTGGCAACCGTCTCGGCTGCCGTGCTGGGCCTTGTGGGCCGCAGCATTGTGGTGGGCATCGTGATCCTTGCCATTGGTGCGGCGCTGCTGTACAGCGGCGTCAAGGGCAAAAAAATGGCCCGTAAAATCTTTGGCACGGTCTTTGCCGTGACCGGCGCACTCTCCCTCTTGGGGCTGACAGGCGTACCTTATCTGGAGGTCGGTGTTCCCGGCATCCTGAGCCTGTATTTTGATATTTTCTCCGGCGGCGTACAAGCCCTTGTTTTCAGCCTGTTGACAATGGTGTACGTGGGCAATGCCTGCCCGCCCCCCGGAGGAAGCCTGAATCCGTATTTATTATTTAGGAGGATATTTCTATGGAAGCTGCAATCGTAA
- the atpE gene encoding ATP synthase F0 subunit C: MEAAIVKAACAIGAGIAMGFGAIGPAIGEGNAVGKALEGMARQPEMANDLRTNMILGCAITESTGIYSLVIALLLLFVF; this comes from the coding sequence ATGGAAGCTGCAATCGTAAAAGCTGCCTGCGCCATCGGCGCCGGTATCGCAATGGGCTTTGGTGCTATCGGCCCGGCTATCGGTGAAGGCAACGCCGTCGGCAAGGCGCTGGAGGGCATGGCCCGCCAGCCTGAAATGGCCAACGACCTGCGTACCAACATGATTCTGGGCTGCGCCATCACCGAGTCGACCGGTATCTACTCGCTGGTCATCGCGCTGCTGCTGCTCTTCGTCTTCTGA
- the atpF gene encoding F0F1 ATP synthase subunit B, translated as MTGFESFVGVNPWTALFTFCNMLITFAVLKKFLFKPVKQMIDDRQQEIDTMYADADAAKQKAADLEKEYADHLQSIKDERDTMLREATARAQKREEEIVNEAKAEAASIRAAAEADIAQERKKAVNDLKNEIGSMAVEIAGKVVEREIRESDHQALIDEFIRNVGDAS; from the coding sequence ATGACGGGCTTTGAAAGTTTTGTAGGCGTCAACCCGTGGACTGCGCTGTTTACCTTCTGCAATATGCTCATCACCTTTGCCGTACTGAAAAAGTTCCTTTTCAAGCCGGTAAAGCAGATGATCGATGACCGTCAGCAGGAGATCGATACGATGTACGCCGATGCCGATGCTGCCAAGCAGAAGGCCGCCGACCTTGAGAAAGAGTACGCGGATCATCTGCAGAGCATTAAGGATGAGCGCGACACAATGCTGCGTGAGGCGACCGCCCGTGCCCAGAAGCGCGAGGAGGAGATCGTCAACGAGGCAAAAGCCGAGGCTGCATCCATACGCGCAGCGGCGGAGGCTGACATTGCACAGGAACGCAAGAAGGCTGTCAACGACCTGAAAAACGAGATCGGCAGCATGGCTGTCGAGATCGCGGGCAAGGTCGTGGAACGCGAGATCAGAGAGTCTGATCATCAGGCCCTGATCGATGAATTTATCCGGAATGTGGGGGATGCCTCATGA
- the atpH gene encoding ATP synthase F1 subunit delta, translating into MTELAKRYGGSLYDLAAEEALTDRLLQELQTAVDSIKAEPQYLRLLATPSVPKQERCDLLAKAFEGAHPYLVNFLKLLCEEDLIAELPGCLRAYRDRYNADHDILEVTAVSAVALTAANREKLLAKLQNMTGKNIVLTETVDPTVLGGIRLDMGGTRLDGTVQRHLERLREEIDGATL; encoded by the coding sequence ATGACCGAGCTTGCGAAACGCTACGGCGGCAGCCTGTATGATCTGGCGGCAGAGGAGGCTCTGACCGATCGGCTTTTACAGGAGCTGCAGACTGCGGTGGACAGCATCAAGGCCGAGCCACAGTATCTGCGGCTGCTGGCAACGCCCAGCGTACCCAAACAGGAGCGCTGCGACCTGCTGGCAAAGGCCTTCGAGGGTGCCCACCCGTATCTGGTCAACTTCCTCAAGCTTCTGTGCGAGGAGGACCTCATCGCTGAGCTTCCCGGCTGCCTGCGGGCGTACCGCGACCGCTACAACGCCGACCACGATATTCTCGAGGTCACGGCGGTGTCGGCTGTTGCGCTGACCGCGGCCAACCGTGAAAAGCTGCTGGCAAAATTGCAGAATATGACAGGCAAAAACATCGTCCTGACCGAGACCGTGGACCCCACCGTTCTGGGAGGTATCCGGCTGGATATGGGCGGCACACGCCTGGACGGCACCGTGCAGCGCCATCTCGAGCGTCTGCGTGAGGAAATCGACGGTGCCACCCTTTAA
- the atpA gene encoding F0F1 ATP synthase subunit alpha, producing MQLKPEQISRIIRSQIKYYENAIEQTETGTVTMVGDGIARAAGLDNCMAGELVQFESGTYGMAQNLEENSVSIVLLGDDEGIKEGSTIKRTGKVVSVPVGEGMIGRVVNALGQPIDGKGPIEAADYRAIESPAPGILERQPVKQPLQTGIKAIDSMIPIGRGQRELIIGDRQTGKTVIATDTIINQKGKDVLCIYVAIGQKRSTVATLVENLEKNGAMAYTTVVCATASELSPLQYIAPYAGCAMGEYFMNKGKHVLIIYDDLSKHAVAYRALSLLIRRPPGREAYPGDVFYLHSRLLERAAKLSDAKGGGSLTALPIIETQAGDVSAYIPTNVISITDGQIFLETELFHAGIRPAVNPGISVSRVGGNAQIKAMKKVAGTLKLIYSQYRELQGFAQFGSDLDADTKARLAQGERIVEVLKQDRNSPVAVEKQVAILYATIHGYLKEVAVPDIVEYERRLYTYLDENVTAAGVMETIRTSGDLKPETEEQLKQVLADFTAEFLKEK from the coding sequence GTGCAACTGAAACCCGAACAGATCTCCCGCATCATCCGTTCCCAGATCAAGTACTATGAGAATGCCATTGAGCAGACCGAGACGGGCACGGTAACGATGGTGGGCGACGGTATTGCGCGCGCTGCGGGGCTTGACAACTGTATGGCCGGTGAGCTGGTCCAGTTTGAGAGCGGTACCTACGGCATGGCGCAGAACCTGGAAGAAAACAGTGTCTCCATCGTCCTGCTTGGTGACGATGAAGGCATCAAAGAGGGCAGTACCATCAAGCGTACCGGCAAGGTCGTCTCCGTGCCTGTCGGTGAGGGTATGATTGGCCGCGTGGTCAACGCGCTGGGCCAGCCCATTGACGGCAAAGGCCCCATTGAGGCTGCCGACTACCGCGCCATCGAGAGCCCGGCCCCCGGTATTCTGGAGCGCCAGCCGGTCAAGCAGCCGCTGCAGACCGGCATCAAGGCCATCGACTCGATGATTCCCATCGGCCGCGGCCAGCGTGAGCTGATCATCGGTGACCGCCAGACCGGTAAAACGGTCATTGCGACCGATACGATCATCAACCAGAAGGGCAAAGATGTCCTATGCATTTATGTTGCCATCGGCCAGAAGCGCTCTACCGTGGCAACGCTGGTGGAGAACCTTGAGAAAAACGGTGCTATGGCATACACGACCGTTGTCTGTGCGACCGCATCGGAGCTCAGCCCCCTGCAGTATATCGCCCCCTACGCAGGCTGCGCTATGGGCGAGTATTTCATGAACAAGGGCAAGCATGTCCTCATCATCTACGATGACCTGTCCAAGCATGCTGTTGCCTATCGTGCGCTTTCGCTGCTGATCCGCCGTCCCCCGGGACGCGAGGCCTATCCCGGCGATGTCTTTTACCTGCACAGCCGTCTGCTCGAGCGCGCGGCCAAGCTCAGTGATGCCAAGGGCGGCGGTTCTCTGACCGCGCTGCCCATCATTGAAACGCAGGCCGGTGATGTCTCGGCATATATCCCGACGAATGTGATCTCGATCACGGACGGACAGATCTTCCTCGAGACGGAGCTGTTCCACGCAGGCATCCGCCCCGCTGTCAACCCCGGTATCTCGGTTTCCCGTGTCGGCGGCAATGCCCAGATCAAGGCGATGAAGAAGGTCGCCGGTACGCTCAAGCTGATCTACTCTCAGTATCGTGAGCTGCAGGGCTTTGCCCAGTTCGGCTCCGATCTGGACGCCGATACCAAGGCGCGTCTGGCACAGGGCGAGCGCATCGTTGAGGTGCTGAAGCAGGACCGCAACAGCCCTGTTGCCGTTGAAAAGCAGGTCGCTATTCTCTATGCAACGATCCACGGCTACCTCAAAGAGGTTGCGGTGCCCGATATTGTCGAGTATGAGCGCCGCCTGTACACTTACCTTGACGAAAATGTCACCGCCGCCGGTGTGATGGAGACCATCCGCACCTCCGGTGATCTCAAGCCTGAGACGGAGGAGCAGCTCAAGCAGGTGCTCGCCGACTTTACGGCTGAATTTTTGAAAGAAAAATAA
- the atpG gene encoding ATP synthase F1 subunit gamma: MAGSMKEIKLRIRSVESTMQITKAMELVASSKLRRAKERVEGSRPYFETLYRTLYDIASADSDFDSPYLAKRATNRRLYIVIAGDRGLAGGYNSNILKAVEADAQGSDYCVLPIGKKAVEHFERRKAEILTTSFAEAGDLSVSDCFEISRLVCRKFLAGEFDEIRLGFTQFVSMLTQTATVLPVLPFDAPRPDPGYEHESLMLYEPDSKAVFDAIIPEYLAGVVYGALCESVASEQGARRMAMDAATKNAGEMIDHLNLYYNRARQAAITQEITEIVAGADAES, translated from the coding sequence ATGGCCGGTTCCATGAAAGAAATCAAGCTGCGTATCCGAAGCGTCGAAAGCACCATGCAGATCACCAAGGCCATGGAGCTTGTTGCGTCCAGCAAGCTGCGCCGTGCAAAGGAGCGCGTCGAGGGCAGCCGCCCGTATTTTGAAACGCTCTACCGTACCCTGTACGACATCGCCAGTGCAGATTCAGACTTTGACAGCCCCTACCTCGCCAAGCGGGCGACAAACCGCCGCCTGTATATCGTCATCGCGGGTGACCGCGGTCTGGCGGGCGGTTATAACTCCAATATCCTGAAGGCTGTCGAGGCCGATGCACAGGGCAGCGACTACTGTGTGCTGCCCATAGGCAAAAAAGCGGTCGAGCATTTTGAGCGCCGTAAGGCTGAGATTCTGACCACAAGCTTTGCCGAAGCAGGCGATTTGTCGGTCAGTGACTGCTTTGAAATTTCGCGGCTGGTCTGCCGGAAGTTTTTGGCAGGGGAGTTTGATGAGATACGCCTTGGTTTTACGCAATTTGTCTCTATGCTGACCCAGACGGCCACCGTGCTGCCGGTTCTGCCTTTCGATGCGCCGCGCCCGGACCCGGGCTACGAGCACGAAAGTCTGATGCTGTATGAGCCGGACAGCAAGGCGGTCTTTGATGCGATCATCCCGGAGTATCTGGCCGGTGTTGTCTACGGTGCCCTCTGCGAGAGCGTTGCCAGTGAGCAGGGCGCGCGCCGCATGGCCATGGATGCCGCCACCAAGAATGCCGGTGAGATGATCGACCACCTGAACCTGTACTACAACCGCGCCCGTCAGGCCGCTATCACGCAGGAAATTACCGAGATTGTGGCCGGTGCTGACGCGGAAAGCTAA
- the atpD gene encoding F0F1 ATP synthase subunit beta, with translation MPEKHIGKVVQVMGPVLDIRFKDGELPALLNAIELENNGKKLIVEVAQHVGDNVVRCIAMAATDGLVRGTDAIDTGEPIKVPVGDECLGRVFNLLGDPVDEQPAPQNAEHWPIHRSAPAFDEQESATEILETGIKVVDLICPYAKGGKIGLFGGAGVGKTVLIQELIYNIATAHNGYSVFTGVGERTREGNDLYGEMRESGVLSKTALVYGQMNEPPGARMRVALSGLTMAEYFRDVKHQDVLLFIDNIFRFTQAGSEVSALLGRMPSAVGYQPTLATEMGALQERITSTRKGSITSVQAVYVPADDLTDPAPATTFTHLDATTVLSRDIASQGIYPAVDPLDSTSRILSPEVVGQEHYEVARAVQQVLQRYKELQDIIAIMGMDELSEDDKITVARARKVQRFLSQSFHVAEQFTGMPGQYVPLKETIRGFKMILNGECDSIPESCFLFAGTIDDVLAKAKQQ, from the coding sequence ATGCCAGAAAAACACATCGGAAAGGTAGTGCAGGTCATGGGACCTGTACTGGACATCCGATTCAAGGACGGTGAACTGCCCGCCCTGCTCAACGCTATCGAGTTGGAGAACAACGGAAAAAAGCTGATCGTTGAGGTTGCCCAGCATGTCGGTGACAATGTGGTCCGCTGCATTGCGATGGCCGCCACAGACGGCCTTGTCCGCGGTACGGATGCGATCGACACCGGTGAGCCCATCAAGGTCCCCGTTGGTGACGAGTGCCTCGGCCGCGTATTCAACCTGCTCGGTGATCCCGTTGATGAGCAGCCTGCTCCCCAGAATGCGGAGCATTGGCCCATCCACCGTTCAGCCCCTGCCTTTGATGAGCAGGAGTCTGCCACTGAAATTCTCGAGACCGGCATCAAGGTCGTTGACCTTATTTGCCCCTACGCCAAGGGCGGCAAGATCGGTCTGTTCGGCGGTGCCGGTGTCGGCAAGACCGTTCTGATTCAGGAGCTTATCTATAACATTGCCACGGCCCACAACGGCTACTCTGTCTTTACCGGCGTCGGCGAGCGCACCCGTGAGGGCAATGACCTCTACGGTGAGATGCGCGAGAGCGGCGTTCTGAGCAAGACGGCGCTGGTCTACGGCCAGATGAATGAGCCGCCGGGAGCGCGTATGCGCGTGGCCCTGTCCGGCCTGACGATGGCGGAGTATTTCCGCGATGTCAAGCATCAGGATGTGCTGCTCTTCATTGACAACATCTTCCGTTTCACGCAGGCCGGCTCTGAGGTCTCGGCGCTGCTGGGCCGTATGCCCTCCGCCGTTGGCTACCAGCCCACGCTGGCCACCGAGATGGGCGCCCTGCAGGAGCGTATCACCTCCACCCGCAAGGGCTCCATCACCTCGGTGCAGGCTGTCTATGTGCCTGCCGATGACCTGACCGACCCGGCGCCTGCCACGACCTTTACCCATCTGGACGCTACCACGGTTCTGAGCCGTGACATTGCCTCTCAGGGTATCTACCCGGCCGTGGACCCGCTGGACTCCACCTCGCGTATCCTCTCGCCTGAAGTTGTCGGGCAGGAGCATTACGAGGTTGCCCGCGCCGTGCAGCAGGTTCTGCAGCGCTATAAGGAGCTGCAGGACATTATCGCTATTATGGGTATGGACGAACTGTCCGAGGATGACAAGATTACGGTTGCCCGCGCCCGTAAGGTGCAGCGCTTCCTGTCCCAGTCCTTCCATGTGGCAGAGCAGTTTACCGGTATGCCCGGTCAGTATGTGCCGCTGAAGGAGACCATCCGCGGCTTTAAGATGATCCTGAACGGTGAGTGCGACAGCATCCCCGAAAGCTGCTTCCTGTTTGCCGGCACCATTGATGATGTTCTGGCCAAGGCCAAGCAGCAGTAA
- the atpC gene encoding ATP synthase F1 subunit epsilon produces MATFPLKIMTPDGVAYDGLVTSVSCRTINGQVQLLAKHIDFCTALGMGEAHIKLEDGTTRRAACMGGMLSMMQGECHLLATTFEWADAIDAERAARSKARAEEILAQKNLDKRDMELAEARLRRALVRSSVAARKDI; encoded by the coding sequence ATGGCAACTTTCCCGCTCAAGATCATGACGCCGGACGGCGTCGCCTATGACGGGCTGGTCACATCGGTGTCCTGCCGCACGATCAACGGTCAGGTCCAGCTGCTGGCAAAGCATATTGACTTCTGTACGGCACTGGGCATGGGCGAGGCTCATATCAAGCTGGAGGACGGTACCACCCGCCGCGCCGCCTGCATGGGCGGTATGCTCAGCATGATGCAGGGCGAGTGCCACCTGCTGGCCACTACCTTTGAATGGGCTGATGCCATTGATGCCGAGCGCGCGGCCCGCAGCAAGGCGCGTGCCGAGGAGATACTGGCCCAGAAAAATCTCGACAAGCGCGATATGGAGCTGGCCGAGGCTCGCCTCAGACGCGCACTCGTGCGCAGCAGTGTAGCTGCCCGCAAGGATATCTGA
- a CDS encoding DUF1294 domain-containing protein: MIINTLALCLMGIDKHRARTRQWRIPERVLFGAALLGGSAGAWAGMYLFHHKTRHWYFVVGMPLILAVQAAAVIYLTH, encoded by the coding sequence ATGATAATAAATACGCTGGCCCTTTGCCTGATGGGGATTGATAAGCACCGCGCCCGCACGCGCCAATGGCGTATCCCGGAGCGCGTGCTGTTCGGCGCAGCCCTGCTGGGCGGCAGTGCCGGAGCTTGGGCCGGTATGTATCTGTTCCATCATAAGACCCGCCACTGGTATTTTGTGGTGGGTATGCCGTTGATCTTGGCGGTACAGGCAGCGGCTGTCATCTATCTGACGCACTGA
- the pta gene encoding phosphate acetyltransferase, translating into MSIFENFEKKLQAEPKSIVFTEGTDARILSAASRLLAGKTLKVILLGEVEAVKQAAAEGGFDITGAEIIDPAAYAGFDEMVAKMVELRKGKMTDEQCRAALSKGNYFGTMLVKMGKADCLLGGATYSTADTVRPALQLIKCKPGIKSVSSCFILMRGDESIAMGDCAINIDPSEDEIVESTIETAHTAEVFGIDPRVALLSYSTKGSGKGETVDKMRNATLRVQEACPDLKVDGELQFDAAVAPEVGQLKAPGSKVAGYANTFIFPNINAGNIGYKIAQRLGGFEAYGPILQGLNAPINDLSRGCNAEEVYKMALITAALI; encoded by the coding sequence ATGTCCATTTTCGAGAATTTTGAGAAGAAGCTGCAGGCTGAGCCGAAGTCCATCGTCTTTACCGAGGGCACGGACGCCCGTATCCTGTCCGCCGCAAGCCGTCTGCTGGCCGGCAAGACCCTGAAGGTCATTCTGCTGGGCGAGGTCGAGGCTGTCAAGCAGGCTGCTGCCGAGGGCGGCTTTGATATTACCGGTGCCGAGATCATCGACCCTGCTGCATATGCCGGCTTTGACGAGATGGTCGCCAAGATGGTCGAGCTGCGCAAGGGCAAGATGACCGATGAGCAGTGCCGTGCCGCTCTGTCCAAGGGCAACTACTTCGGCACCATGCTGGTCAAGATGGGCAAGGCTGACTGCCTGCTGGGCGGCGCCACCTATTCTACCGCTGACACCGTGCGTCCCGCACTGCAGCTGATCAAGTGCAAGCCCGGCATCAAGTCCGTCAGCTCCTGCTTTATCCTGATGCGCGGTGACGAGAGCATTGCCATGGGTGACTGCGCCATCAATATCGACCCCTCCGAGGATGAGATCGTTGAGTCCACCATCGAGACTGCACATACCGCCGAGGTCTTTGGCATCGACCCTCGCGTTGCACTCCTGTCCTACTCCACAAAGGGCTCCGGCAAGGGTGAGACTGTTGATAAGATGCGCAATGCTACCCTGCGTGTGCAGGAGGCTTGCCCCGATCTGAAGGTTGACGGTGAGCTGCAGTTTGATGCCGCCGTTGCCCCTGAGGTCGGCCAGCTGAAGGCACCCGGCTCCAAGGTCGCAGGCTATGCCAATACCTTCATCTTCCCCAACATCAACGCCGGCAACATCGGCTATAAGATTGCACAGCGTCTGGGAGGCTTCGAGGCCTACGGCCCCATTCTGCAGGGCCTGAATGCCCCTATCAACGACCTGTCCCGCGGCTGCAACGCCGAGGAGGTCTACAAGATGGCCCTCATCACTGCCGCGCTGATCTGA
- a CDS encoding S-ribosylhomocysteine lyase: MERIASFCVDHTTLLPGMYLSRRDGAEGEILTWDIRMKQPNKGSYLSPAAAHTLEHLFATYARNSKYSKGVVYVGPMGCLTGFYLVTTGLTPAEALELTRSAFAWMAEFEGEIPGASAVECGNYLMMDPIAARAEAAAMLPVLEALDAEKLHY, encoded by the coding sequence ATGGAACGCATTGCAAGCTTTTGTGTTGACCACACCACTCTGCTGCCGGGTATGTACCTCTCCCGCCGTGACGGAGCCGAGGGCGAGATCCTGACCTGGGATATCCGGATGAAGCAGCCCAACAAGGGCAGCTACCTCTCCCCGGCTGCCGCCCACACGCTGGAGCATCTGTTTGCCACCTACGCGCGCAACAGCAAATACAGCAAGGGCGTTGTCTATGTCGGCCCGATGGGCTGCTTGACCGGGTTTTATCTGGTCACCACCGGTCTGACCCCTGCCGAGGCACTGGAGCTGACCCGCAGCGCCTTTGCATGGATGGCTGAATTTGAAGGAGAGATCCCCGGAGCGTCCGCCGTGGAATGCGGCAACTATCTGATGATGGATCCCATCGCTGCCCGCGCCGAGGCCGCTGCCATGCTGCCTGTGCTGGAGGCTCTGGACGCTGAAAAGCTGCATTACTAA